One genomic region from Anabaena sp. PCC 7108 encodes:
- a CDS encoding beta-ketoacyl-ACP synthase 3, with the protein MPIFNGVAITGSGSAVPATTLDNQLLTQLVETSDEWITTRTGISQRRIALSPDSLTSLATTASQQAIAAAGINAEDIDLILLATSTPDDLFGSACRIQAQIGAVKAVAFDLTAACSGFVFGLVTAAQYIRTGVYQNVLLIGGDILSRWVDWQDRRTCVLFGDGAGAVVLQANKSDRLLGFSLKSDGTQNHYLNLGYHGSTQELSPGINVTKGTYQPISMNGKEVYRFAVQKVPEVIDKALFAANLKVENIDWLVLHQANQRIINSVAERLEIPEHKVISNVANYGNTSAASIPLALDEAVRAGKIKPNDIIATSGFGAGLTWGAAVFQWGR; encoded by the coding sequence GTGCCAATATTCAACGGTGTCGCAATTACAGGCAGTGGCTCGGCAGTACCAGCAACTACCTTAGATAACCAATTACTAACTCAACTGGTAGAAACTTCAGATGAGTGGATCACCACAAGAACCGGAATTAGTCAAAGGCGGATAGCATTGTCGCCTGATTCATTAACTTCACTTGCTACTACTGCTAGTCAACAGGCTATTGCAGCAGCAGGGATTAATGCAGAGGATATTGATTTAATTTTGCTGGCAACTTCTACCCCTGATGATTTATTTGGTAGTGCTTGCCGGATTCAAGCTCAGATAGGTGCTGTCAAAGCAGTTGCTTTTGACTTAACAGCAGCTTGTTCTGGTTTTGTATTTGGACTAGTCACAGCCGCACAATACATTAGAACAGGTGTTTATCAAAATGTACTGCTGATAGGGGGAGATATCCTCTCTCGTTGGGTAGATTGGCAAGATCGGCGGACTTGTGTATTGTTCGGTGATGGTGCTGGGGCTGTAGTCTTACAGGCTAATAAGAGCGATCGCTTATTAGGATTTTCTCTAAAAAGTGACGGTACTCAAAATCATTATCTCAACCTCGGTTATCACGGTTCTACCCAAGAACTGAGTCCAGGTATAAATGTCACTAAAGGAACTTATCAACCTATCAGCATGAACGGTAAAGAAGTCTACCGCTTTGCTGTCCAAAAAGTCCCAGAAGTTATAGACAAAGCCTTATTTGCAGCTAATCTTAAAGTGGAAAATATAGATTGGCTAGTATTACATCAAGCAAATCAAAGGATTATCAACTCCGTTGCTGAACGCTTAGAGATTCCCGAACATAAAGTCATCAGCAATGTCGCCAACTATGGTAACACCTCCGCCGCATCTATCCCACTGGCATTAGATGAAGCAGTGCGAGCAGGCAAAATTAAACCCAATGATATCATTGCTACCTCCGGCTTTGGAGCAGGTCTGACCTGGGGTGCAGCAGTTTTTCAATGGGGAAGATAA